In the Kitasatospora terrestris genome, one interval contains:
- a CDS encoding hydrolase, producing MFDITKVQAAPSADLLTPDNAVMLFVDHQPQMFFGTGSGDRAAIVNSTVGLAKAARAFDVPTVLTTVAAESFSGPLLPQLAEVFPGHAVVDRTTMNAWEDEALVAAVKATGRRKIILSGLWTEVCLVLPALSALAQGYEVYVVSDASGGVSPAAHEHALQRMVAAGAVPVTWVQVLLELQRDWARQETYGAVMDIVKAHAGAYGLGVVYAQSVIGAHAAG from the coding sequence ATGTTCGACATCACCAAGGTGCAGGCAGCTCCGAGTGCGGATCTCCTCACGCCCGACAACGCGGTCATGCTCTTCGTGGACCACCAGCCGCAGATGTTCTTCGGCACCGGAAGCGGTGACCGCGCCGCGATCGTGAACAGCACCGTGGGACTGGCCAAGGCGGCTCGGGCCTTCGACGTGCCGACCGTCCTGACCACGGTCGCCGCCGAGTCGTTCTCCGGTCCCCTGCTTCCGCAGCTTGCCGAGGTGTTCCCCGGCCACGCGGTCGTCGACCGCACGACCATGAACGCCTGGGAGGACGAGGCGCTGGTGGCGGCGGTCAAGGCGACCGGGCGCAGGAAGATCATCCTGTCGGGTCTGTGGACCGAGGTCTGCCTGGTGCTGCCCGCACTGTCGGCGCTGGCGCAGGGGTACGAGGTGTACGTCGTCTCCGACGCCTCCGGCGGCGTCAGCCCGGCCGCCCACGAGCACGCGCTGCAGCGGATGGTGGCCGCCGGCGCGGTCCCGGTGACCTGGGTCCAGGTCCTTCTCGAGCTGCAGCGCGACTGGGCGCGCCAGGAGACATACGGCGCGGTCATGGACATCGTCAAGGCCCACGCGGGCGCGTACGGCCTGGGCGTCGTGTACGCGCAGAGCGTCATCGGCGCGCACGCGGCCGGCTGA
- a CDS encoding DoxX family protein: protein MNTGILILRLLVGLLIAGHGVQKVSFHLGGKGLDGGTEEFRADGFRGGILTALAAGGGQIGSGLLLAVGLLTPLAAIGAIGVMTVALSVKWRNGLWVQNDGYEYPLVLIGAATALAATGPGDWSLDAAFGLTPYPLWWAALALAAGLGSGLLTRIVLHRPSPGARASVSSGHRARSA, encoded by the coding sequence ATGAACACCGGCATTCTGATCCTGCGTCTGCTGGTGGGACTGCTCATCGCGGGCCATGGTGTGCAGAAGGTCAGCTTCCATCTGGGGGGCAAGGGCCTCGACGGCGGCACCGAGGAGTTCCGGGCGGACGGCTTCCGTGGCGGAATCCTCACCGCCCTGGCGGCGGGCGGCGGCCAGATCGGCTCCGGTCTGCTGCTGGCAGTCGGCCTCCTGACCCCGCTCGCCGCGATCGGTGCCATCGGGGTCATGACGGTCGCTCTGTCCGTGAAGTGGCGCAACGGCCTCTGGGTGCAGAACGACGGGTACGAGTACCCGCTCGTTCTCATCGGCGCCGCCACGGCTCTGGCCGCGACCGGCCCGGGTGATTGGTCCCTCGACGCGGCCTTCGGCTTGACGCCGTACCCGCTGTGGTGGGCGGCCCTTGCACTCGCCGCTGGGCTCGGCTCCGGCCTGCTCACCCGGATCGTCCTGCACCGGCCTTCCCCTGGGGCACGGGCCTCGGTCAGCAGCGGACACCGAGCACGATCAGCATGA
- a CDS encoding CE1759 family FMN reductase produces MPPFSVPPGPTRQLTVLSGGLSGSSSTRRLADHLAAAVLDRLAADGATAVTHTVELRDLAHDLADHQLTGLHTPALADTLDRLADSDAVIAATPVLHASFGGLFKSFLDTTAPGAFTGRPVLLAASGGSLRHCLVLDHALRPLFTTLGARLTPTGVYATPADWAGPELPERITRAATELCALLPAAPTRSRGPRPRRRSAAAVPNQASPHHER; encoded by the coding sequence ATGCCGCCGTTCAGCGTTCCGCCCGGCCCCACCCGGCAGCTGACCGTCCTCAGCGGCGGCCTGAGCGGCTCCTCCTCCACCCGCCGCCTCGCCGACCATCTGGCCGCCGCCGTCCTGGACCGGCTCGCCGCCGACGGTGCGACCGCCGTGACGCACACCGTCGAGCTGCGCGACCTCGCCCACGACCTGGCCGACCACCAGCTCACCGGACTGCACACCCCGGCGCTGGCCGACACCCTGGACCGCCTCGCGGACTCCGACGCGGTGATCGCCGCCACCCCGGTCCTGCACGCCTCCTTCGGCGGCCTGTTCAAGTCCTTCCTCGACACCACCGCCCCCGGCGCGTTCACCGGCCGCCCCGTGCTGCTCGCCGCCTCCGGCGGCTCCCTGCGCCACTGCCTCGTTCTCGACCACGCCCTGCGCCCACTCTTCACCACCCTCGGCGCCCGCCTCACCCCTACCGGCGTATACGCCACCCCGGCCGACTGGGCGGGCCCCGAACTCCCCGAGCGCATCACCCGCGCCGCCACCGAACTCTGCGCCCTGCTCCCCGCCGCCCCGACCCGCTCCCGCGGCCCTCGACCCCGACGACGCTCGGCCGCAGCCGTCCCGAACCAGGCCTCGCCGCACCATGAGCGATAG
- a CDS encoding GPR1/FUN34/YaaH family transporter, which translates to MTRINLRPIASPMPLGFFTVAIASAMTACLQLGVFDAEARRAVALCVLPAFALQLLVSVLAFGARDVIAATLMGAFAGSWLAYALVMLSGAPDGLRVLGVFNLAFLCLGALMAAVTRPKRALWFVLLVSLPRWAATGLSGLTGAEWLTRTSGALGLLVALVAMYTAFALMLEDMRTEEVLPIGRSGPAHAAVEGDLAVQLRNLERQAGVRRTL; encoded by the coding sequence ATGACCCGGATCAACCTTCGCCCCATCGCCTCACCGATGCCGCTGGGTTTCTTCACCGTGGCCATCGCCTCCGCGATGACGGCGTGCCTGCAACTCGGGGTCTTCGACGCCGAGGCACGCCGCGCTGTCGCCCTGTGCGTGCTGCCTGCTTTCGCGCTGCAACTCCTGGTGAGCGTCCTGGCGTTCGGCGCCCGCGACGTGATTGCAGCAACACTGATGGGCGCCTTCGCCGGCAGCTGGCTCGCGTACGCGCTCGTCATGCTCAGCGGCGCGCCCGACGGTCTGCGGGTGCTGGGTGTCTTCAACCTGGCGTTCCTGTGCCTGGGGGCGCTGATGGCCGCGGTGACGCGGCCCAAGCGCGCGCTGTGGTTCGTCCTGCTGGTCTCCCTGCCCCGCTGGGCGGCAACCGGCCTGTCGGGTCTCACCGGCGCCGAATGGCTCACCCGCACCTCCGGCGCGCTGGGCCTCCTGGTGGCGCTCGTCGCGATGTACACGGCCTTCGCCCTGATGCTGGAGGACATGCGTACCGAAGAGGTCCTGCCCATCGGCCGCAGCGGCCCGGCCCACGCCGCCGTCGAGGGCGACCTCGCGGTCCAGCTCCGTAACCTGGAACGCCAGGCAGGCGTTCGCCGCACGCTCTGA